In one Micromonospora polyrhachis genomic region, the following are encoded:
- a CDS encoding SDR family NAD(P)-dependent oxidoreductase translates to MNKGTALIVGAGPGLGRELARTFALDGHPVAVLNRNLADVETWVADLNEEGHTVHGYQADATRFEQLRAVLGRAVDELGAPEVLIYNAAWMRPDRPLDVSAEEWSTSLAVNVTGAAVSAATVIPLMRNGRGSVLFTGGGFALHPVPDFSTLSVGKAGLRALAHLLHAVHVDTDIQVSTVTITSQMVPDGGVFDPKNVAPAYLRLHSQPRDQWQPELVYG, encoded by the coding sequence ATGAACAAAGGCACCGCACTGATCGTCGGCGCCGGGCCCGGGCTGGGACGGGAACTGGCCCGGACGTTCGCCCTCGACGGTCATCCGGTCGCGGTTCTCAACCGGAACCTGGCCGACGTCGAGACGTGGGTGGCCGACCTCAACGAGGAGGGGCACACCGTGCACGGCTACCAGGCCGACGCAACCCGGTTCGAACAGTTGCGCGCCGTGCTCGGCAGGGCCGTCGACGAACTGGGCGCACCGGAGGTGCTGATCTACAACGCGGCGTGGATGCGACCAGACCGACCGCTCGACGTCAGCGCCGAGGAGTGGTCGACGAGCCTCGCCGTCAACGTCACCGGCGCCGCGGTCAGCGCGGCGACGGTGATACCGCTGATGCGCAACGGGCGCGGCAGTGTGCTGTTCACCGGCGGCGGCTTCGCCCTCCATCCGGTGCCGGACTTCAGCACCCTCTCCGTCGGCAAGGCCGGTCTGCGGGCGCTGGCCCACCTGCTGCACGCCGTACACGTCGACACCGACATCCAGGTCAGCACGGTAACCATCACCAGCCAGATGGTCCCGGACGGCGGAGTGTTCGACCCGAAGAACGTCGCTCCCGCCTACCTGCGCCTGCACAGCCAGCCACGCGACCAGTGGCAGCCCGAACTCGTCTACGGCTGA
- a CDS encoding winged helix-turn-helix transcriptional regulator encodes METNPPSRYDVFNLDCPSRKLFDRIGERWTPLVLLALQHDIRRFSALLRRIEGISQKMLTQTLRGLERDGLVTRRAFATVPVTVEYTLTPLGESLCDAIDVLRRWAFANVDELAAAREAYQSDLSASTPAGPEVPTPRALADRPS; translated from the coding sequence GTGGAAACCAACCCGCCATCTCGATACGACGTGTTCAACCTGGACTGTCCCTCTCGGAAGCTCTTCGACCGGATCGGTGAGCGCTGGACACCGCTCGTACTGCTGGCGTTGCAGCACGACATCCGACGTTTCTCCGCCCTGCTGCGGCGGATCGAGGGCATCAGCCAGAAAATGCTCACCCAGACCCTGCGAGGGCTGGAACGGGACGGGCTGGTCACCCGTCGCGCCTTCGCCACGGTTCCGGTCACCGTCGAGTACACCCTCACCCCGCTCGGGGAGAGTCTGTGCGACGCCATCGACGTACTACGCCGATGGGCGTTCGCGAACGTCGACGAGTTGGCCGCCGCGCGGGAGGCGTACCAGTCGGACCTGTCGGCGAGCACGCCGGCAGGTCCAGAGGTGCCCACCCCCCGGGCATTGGCCGACCGACCGTCGTGA
- a CDS encoding aminopeptidase P family protein, translating into MSDEQGKSTAAGTESHDPDFPEKFLAFMREGWRDSTLPVGPRPEVPNYAKRRAALSAAFSGETLVIPTGPEKVRANDTNYPFRPGSDFAYLTGDHDPDSVLVLRPNGGGHDAVLYMRPRCSKESDEFFRSRHGELWVGRRHTLNEKSTELGVQTAPLTELDAALAGCAPGRTRVLRGLDADVDAAVLPYRGQDDTVGRDRELASAIAELKLVKDEWEVAQLQDAIDATVRGFEDVARVLPADRGVSERLLEGIFALRARHDGNDVGYGSIVGAGEHATILHWVRNNGTTRPGELLLMDMGVEGRHLYTADVTRTVPVDGRFSPLQRQLYDIVYASQQAGIDYIKPGVAFRDVHETCMRVLAEGLHDLGLLPVSVDEAMDRESTVYRRWTLHGFGHMLGIDVHDCAQARKETYREGELAEGYVLTVEPGLYFQPEDELVPAELRGVGIRIEDDILVTAAGAVNMSAGLPRQADEVETWLAAQREAGPRLPE; encoded by the coding sequence ATGAGCGACGAACAAGGCAAGAGTACGGCGGCGGGAACTGAATCGCACGACCCCGACTTCCCGGAAAAGTTCCTCGCATTCATGCGGGAGGGCTGGCGGGACAGCACGCTACCGGTCGGGCCCCGGCCGGAGGTGCCCAACTACGCCAAGCGCCGGGCCGCGCTGTCGGCCGCCTTCTCCGGCGAGACGCTGGTGATCCCCACCGGACCGGAAAAGGTACGCGCGAACGACACGAACTACCCGTTCCGCCCCGGAAGCGACTTCGCCTACCTGACCGGTGACCACGACCCGGACAGCGTGCTGGTACTACGCCCCAACGGCGGCGGCCACGACGCCGTCCTCTACATGCGGCCCCGCTGCTCGAAGGAGAGCGACGAGTTCTTCCGCAGTCGGCACGGCGAGCTGTGGGTGGGCCGCCGACACACGCTCAACGAGAAGTCCACCGAGCTGGGCGTCCAGACCGCTCCGCTGACCGAGCTGGACGCCGCGCTGGCCGGCTGCGCGCCGGGGCGTACCCGGGTGCTGCGCGGGCTGGACGCCGACGTGGACGCAGCGGTGCTCCCGTACCGGGGACAGGACGACACCGTCGGCCGGGACCGCGAGCTTGCCTCGGCGATCGCCGAGCTGAAGCTGGTCAAGGACGAGTGGGAGGTCGCCCAGCTCCAGGACGCGATCGACGCCACCGTCCGGGGCTTCGAGGACGTGGCCCGGGTGCTGCCGGCTGACCGGGGTGTCTCCGAGCGGCTGCTGGAGGGCATCTTCGCGCTGCGGGCCCGGCACGACGGCAACGACGTGGGCTACGGCTCGATCGTCGGGGCCGGCGAGCACGCCACGATCCTGCACTGGGTACGCAACAACGGCACCACCCGCCCCGGCGAGCTGCTGCTGATGGACATGGGCGTGGAGGGGCGTCACCTCTACACCGCCGACGTCACCCGGACCGTGCCGGTCGACGGCCGGTTCAGCCCGCTACAGCGTCAGCTCTACGACATCGTGTACGCCTCACAGCAGGCCGGCATCGACTACATCAAGCCGGGCGTGGCCTTCCGGGACGTACACGAGACCTGCATGCGGGTGCTCGCCGAGGGGCTGCACGACCTGGGCCTGCTGCCGGTCAGCGTGGACGAGGCGATGGACCGCGAGTCGACCGTCTACCGGCGGTGGACGCTGCACGGCTTCGGGCACATGCTCGGCATCGACGTGCACGACTGCGCCCAGGCCCGCAAGGAGACGTACCGCGAGGGTGAACTCGCCGAGGGCTACGTGCTCACCGTCGAGCCCGGTCTCTACTTCCAGCCCGAGGACGAACTGGTGCCGGCGGAGCTACGCGGTGTCGGGATCCGGATCGAGGACGACATCCTGGTCACCGCCGCCGGGGCCGTCAACATGTCGGCGGGCCTGCCCCGGCAGGCCGACGAGGTCGAGACCTGGCTCGCGGCGCAGCGTGAGGCAGGACCGCGCCTGCCCGAGTAG
- the asnB gene encoding asparagine synthase (glutamine-hydrolyzing) has protein sequence MCGLLAFFSARGDAGAHRDAIAGALECLHHRGPDETGVELIADGSGRYADAVFAHKRLAIIDVALSHEPLPYADGRYLLTFNGEIYNYIELREELIRDYGARFATQGDGEVIVAGFHYWGERVLDRLRGMFAFVIWDRKERRAFGARDNFGIKPLHYLQTPDGVYLASEKKALLPFAPSAYAGDAGVNTANLSHYLTLQYVPEPGTLHQGINRIGSGEYLTWQPGGQIEIRRWYRPVFRPTPIDDPQRLYHQIRETLRESVRMHMRSDVPVGSFLSSGIDSTAVVALAREFNPNILTFTVGYDVPGYSEIDVAQDSARHLGVTTIPTKIGPHDMMEALPRIVWHLDDPVADPALVPLYFVAKKAAEYVTVVLSGEGADEFFGGYTIYREPLSLETVNGLPSGVQKGLRAVSKAIPQGVKGKSFLERGTTPIEQRYYGNARMFTEEEKQHLMRRYNPAVRYTDVTAPVYAECVELDDVTKMQYIDLYTWLRGDILVKADRISMAHSLEVRVPFLDREVFNVASIIPVDLKLPPRSDATKFAMRQALQGVVPPAIVNRRKLGFPTPTRVWLRGEMYEWVRHIIATSGAGDLLDLNYAIRLLDEHKREEADHSRKVWTVLIFCIWHAIFVAKTLDPGIQRNQSALLTKPVVGSMVA, from the coding sequence ATGTGCGGACTTCTGGCTTTCTTCAGCGCGCGCGGTGACGCCGGCGCGCACCGCGATGCCATCGCCGGCGCGTTGGAATGCCTGCACCACCGAGGACCGGACGAGACCGGCGTCGAGTTGATCGCCGATGGTTCGGGTCGGTACGCGGACGCGGTCTTCGCCCACAAGCGGCTGGCGATCATCGACGTGGCGCTGAGCCACGAACCCCTGCCCTACGCCGACGGTCGCTACCTGCTGACCTTCAACGGCGAGATCTACAACTACATCGAGCTGCGCGAGGAACTGATCCGCGACTACGGCGCGCGGTTCGCCACCCAGGGCGACGGCGAGGTGATCGTCGCTGGGTTCCACTACTGGGGCGAGCGGGTGCTCGACCGGCTGCGCGGGATGTTCGCCTTCGTCATCTGGGACCGCAAGGAGCGGCGGGCGTTCGGGGCCCGGGACAACTTCGGCATCAAGCCGCTGCACTACCTGCAGACCCCGGACGGGGTCTACCTCGCCTCGGAGAAGAAGGCGCTGCTCCCGTTCGCGCCCTCGGCCTACGCCGGGGACGCCGGGGTGAACACCGCCAACCTGTCGCACTACCTGACCTTGCAGTACGTGCCCGAGCCGGGCACGCTGCACCAGGGCATCAACCGGATCGGGTCGGGTGAGTACCTGACCTGGCAGCCCGGCGGTCAGATCGAGATACGCCGCTGGTACCGCCCGGTGTTCCGGCCCACCCCGATCGACGACCCGCAGCGGCTCTACCACCAGATCCGCGAGACGCTGCGCGAGAGCGTACGGATGCACATGCGCTCGGACGTGCCGGTCGGCTCGTTCCTGTCCAGCGGCATCGACTCGACCGCGGTGGTCGCGCTGGCCCGGGAGTTCAACCCGAACATCCTGACCTTCACCGTGGGCTACGACGTGCCGGGCTACTCGGAGATCGACGTCGCCCAGGACTCGGCCCGCCACCTCGGGGTGACCACCATCCCGACCAAGATCGGGCCGCACGACATGATGGAGGCGCTGCCCCGGATCGTCTGGCACCTGGACGACCCGGTCGCCGACCCGGCGCTGGTGCCGCTCTACTTCGTGGCGAAGAAGGCGGCCGAGTACGTCACCGTGGTCCTCTCCGGTGAGGGGGCCGACGAGTTCTTCGGCGGCTACACCATCTACCGCGAGCCGCTGTCGCTCGAAACGGTGAACGGTCTGCCCAGCGGGGTGCAGAAGGGGCTGCGGGCGGTCTCCAAGGCGATTCCGCAGGGGGTCAAGGGCAAGAGCTTCCTGGAGCGCGGCACCACCCCGATCGAGCAGCGCTACTACGGCAACGCCCGGATGTTCACCGAGGAGGAGAAGCAGCACCTGATGCGCCGCTACAACCCCGCGGTGCGCTACACCGACGTCACCGCGCCGGTCTACGCCGAGTGCGTAGAGCTGGACGACGTCACCAAGATGCAGTACATCGACCTCTACACCTGGCTGCGGGGCGACATCCTGGTCAAGGCGGACCGGATCTCCATGGCGCACTCCCTCGAGGTGCGGGTGCCGTTCCTGGACCGGGAGGTGTTCAACGTGGCGTCGATCATCCCGGTGGACCTGAAGCTCCCGCCGCGCTCGGACGCCACCAAGTTCGCCATGCGGCAGGCGTTGCAGGGGGTGGTCCCGCCGGCCATCGTCAACCGACGCAAGCTGGGCTTCCCGACCCCGACCCGGGTCTGGCTGCGGGGCGAGATGTACGAGTGGGTTCGGCACATCATCGCCACCTCCGGTGCCGGTGACCTGCTCGACCTGAACTACGCCATCCGGCTGCTGGACGAGCACAAGCGGGAGGAGGCGGACCACTCCCGCAAGGTCTGGACCGTGCTGATCTTCTGCATCTGGCACGCCATCTTCGTGGCCAAGACCCTCGACCCGGGCATCCAGCGCAACCAGTCGGCGCTGCTCACCAAGCCGGTGGTCGGCTCGATGGTGGCCTGA
- a CDS encoding lytic polysaccharide monooxygenase auxiliary activity family 9 protein produces the protein MAILVTAAVVTVVLPHSASAHGAAMAPGSRTYLCWKDGLSPQGDIRPNNPACAAAVAQSGANSLYNWFSVLRSDANGRTVGFIPDGQLCSGGNTGFGGYDLARNDWPLTHLTSGANFSFRYSNWAHHPGTFYFYVTKDSWSPTRTLAWSDLEEPFLTVTNPPQNGGPGSNEGHYYFGGQLPSGKSGRHIIYSRWVRSDSQENFFGCSDVVFDGGNGEVTGVGPGGTPTPNPTTPPPTTGPTTPPPGPVSCMAGYRVVNAWSGGFQAEVTIMNHGGSTFNGWTATWNWPNGQSIGQLWNGTHTQNGASVTVRNAAYNGAVPPDGSTTFGFTASAGATNGAPTVTCTSP, from the coding sequence GTGGCCATCCTCGTCACCGCCGCCGTCGTGACGGTGGTCCTTCCCCATTCCGCCTCGGCACACGGTGCCGCCATGGCCCCGGGCAGCCGCACCTACCTGTGTTGGAAGGACGGACTCAGCCCGCAGGGTGACATCCGCCCGAACAACCCGGCCTGCGCGGCGGCTGTCGCGCAGAGCGGTGCCAATTCGCTCTACAACTGGTTCAGCGTGCTGCGTTCCGACGCGAACGGCCGTACGGTGGGTTTCATCCCGGACGGTCAGCTGTGCAGCGGCGGCAACACCGGCTTCGGTGGGTACGACCTGGCTCGTAACGACTGGCCGTTGACCCACCTCACCTCGGGGGCCAACTTCAGCTTCAGGTACAGCAACTGGGCCCACCATCCGGGCACGTTCTACTTCTATGTGACCAAGGACAGTTGGAGCCCGACCCGGACGCTGGCCTGGAGCGATCTTGAGGAACCGTTCCTGACGGTGACCAACCCACCGCAGAACGGCGGGCCCGGCAGCAACGAGGGGCACTACTACTTCGGTGGGCAGCTGCCATCCGGCAAGAGCGGCCGGCACATCATCTACTCCCGCTGGGTCCGTTCGGACAGCCAGGAGAACTTCTTCGGCTGTTCGGACGTGGTCTTCGACGGCGGCAACGGTGAGGTGACCGGCGTCGGGCCCGGTGGTACCCCGACCCCCAACCCGACCACGCCACCGCCGACGACGGGGCCGACCACCCCGCCGCCGGGTCCGGTCAGTTGCATGGCCGGCTACCGGGTGGTCAACGCCTGGTCCGGTGGTTTCCAGGCGGAGGTCACGATCATGAACCACGGCGGTTCGACGTTCAACGGGTGGACCGCCACCTGGAACTGGCCCAACGGGCAGAGCATCGGCCAGCTGTGGAACGGCACGCACACCCAGAACGGGGCCAGCGTCACGGTCCGCAACGCGGCGTACAACGGGGCCGTACCGCCGGACGGGAGTACGACCTTCGGCTTCACCGCCAGCGCCGGGGCGACCAACGGTGCCCCCACCGTGACCTGCACCAGTCCGTGA
- a CDS encoding MBL fold metallo-hydrolase: protein MSIRFAEVGDRIWVLRHPVLDVNVTLVLGDEAALLVDTLSTADQATDLAVAVRAITAYPWTIVNTHHHFDHCFGNATLAGDPDRPVYAHETTLALLRDHPDEVRRQAYEEMLASEPELAAELRRTPVLAPSHAVHREAALDLGGRPVTLRHLGRGHTEGDLVVRVPDADVLIAGDLVEESGPPAFADSYPLDWAGTLAELLRHTTAGTRVVPGHGAVVDRDFVRAQHDQLTALGWLIREGHCDHVPAERVAAQAPFGPESALVAVRRGYAELTDGT, encoded by the coding sequence ATGAGCATCCGCTTCGCCGAGGTCGGCGACCGGATCTGGGTGCTGCGGCACCCGGTGCTCGACGTCAACGTCACCCTGGTGCTCGGCGACGAGGCGGCACTGCTGGTGGACACGCTCTCCACCGCCGACCAGGCGACCGACCTGGCCGTCGCGGTCCGGGCCATCACGGCCTATCCGTGGACCATCGTCAACACCCACCACCACTTCGACCACTGCTTCGGCAACGCCACACTGGCCGGTGACCCGGACCGTCCGGTGTACGCCCACGAGACCACCCTGGCGTTGTTACGCGACCACCCTGACGAGGTACGCCGACAGGCGTACGAGGAGATGCTCGCCAGTGAGCCGGAGCTGGCCGCCGAGCTCCGCCGGACGCCGGTGCTCGCGCCCAGCCATGCCGTACATCGGGAAGCCGCCCTGGATCTCGGCGGGCGACCGGTCACGCTGCGCCACCTCGGCCGGGGACACACCGAGGGCGACCTGGTGGTGCGTGTTCCCGACGCCGACGTGCTGATCGCCGGTGACCTGGTCGAGGAGAGCGGCCCACCCGCCTTCGCGGACAGCTACCCGCTGGACTGGGCCGGCACCCTGGCCGAGTTGCTGCGTCACACCACCGCCGGGACCCGGGTGGTGCCCGGACATGGTGCCGTCGTCGACCGGGACTTCGTGCGGGCCCAGCACGACCAGCTCACCGCCCTCGGCTGGTTGATCCGCGAGGGCCACTGCGACCACGTTCCGGCAGAGCGGGTGGCCGCGCAGGCCCCGTTCGGTCCGGAGTCGGCCCTGGTGGCGGTACGCCGGGGCTACGCCGAGCTGACCGACGGCACCTGA
- a CDS encoding thioesterase family protein, whose translation MEEQPGPDLTATSAGSGQQPESAFTPGLSARVELTVTDSDTAQAVGSGDVPVLGTPRVLALAEAATVAATATRMPSGMTTVGLRVELDHRAPTPVGRTVTAQARLAKVDGRRLLFEVTVTDGATTVAEGRVERALVDRHRFVERATGSA comes from the coding sequence ATGGAAGAGCAGCCAGGTCCTGATCTCACGGCGACATCGGCGGGATCGGGGCAGCAACCGGAATCCGCTTTCACACCGGGGCTGTCCGCCCGGGTGGAACTGACCGTCACCGACTCCGACACCGCGCAGGCGGTCGGCTCGGGTGACGTGCCGGTGCTGGGCACTCCCCGGGTGCTCGCGCTGGCCGAGGCGGCCACCGTCGCCGCCACCGCCACCCGGATGCCCTCGGGCATGACCACCGTCGGGCTACGGGTGGAGCTGGACCATCGCGCCCCCACCCCGGTCGGTCGTACGGTCACCGCACAGGCCCGGTTGGCCAAGGTCGACGGCCGGCGGCTGCTGTTCGAGGTGACCGTCACCGACGGCGCGACGACGGTGGCCGAGGGCCGGGTCGAGCGGGCCCTGGTCGACCGGCACCGGTTCGTGGAGCGGGCTACCGGGTCGGCATGA
- a CDS encoding phosphatase PAP2 family protein: MVANVTEPASTTPSGSPPAPVDRRRRVRAMSIWSVAFVAGWLLIGLPTDPLYAFVWLWAATIAWNSDRPWRSHLRFARDWLPIVVLLALYNLSRGFADNGAIPHAMELVVADVWMFGWATGGEVPTIWLQERFYDPAGIHWWDVVASWVYFSHFVAALAAAVVLWLRHRPRWAAFMRRWGFLCATGLVTYFVYPAAPPWWAAQYGLIEDVARISTRGWKAFGMHGAGNLLNAGQIASNPVAAMPSLHTAFALFVVVFFITGVRRRWWPLLLAYPLAMTVTLVYSGEHYVIDVLVGWAYVGMTFLVVGLGERWWAARKARRQAADAPAPAGEMRPETGTAAVPPQPTDAANGDDPADDDDPESRPDEKPVPVSG; encoded by the coding sequence ATGGTTGCCAACGTCACCGAACCCGCCTCCACCACGCCTTCCGGGTCGCCACCCGCCCCCGTCGACCGGCGTCGCCGGGTGCGTGCCATGTCGATCTGGTCGGTCGCGTTCGTGGCCGGCTGGTTGCTCATCGGCCTGCCCACCGACCCGCTCTATGCCTTCGTCTGGCTGTGGGCCGCGACGATCGCCTGGAACAGCGATCGCCCCTGGCGCAGCCATCTGCGATTCGCGCGGGACTGGCTGCCGATCGTGGTGCTACTGGCCCTCTACAACCTGTCCCGAGGGTTCGCCGACAACGGGGCCATCCCGCATGCCATGGAACTCGTCGTCGCCGACGTCTGGATGTTCGGCTGGGCCACCGGCGGTGAGGTGCCCACCATCTGGCTCCAGGAACGGTTCTACGATCCAGCCGGTATCCACTGGTGGGACGTGGTGGCGAGCTGGGTCTACTTCTCGCACTTCGTGGCCGCGCTGGCCGCCGCCGTGGTGCTCTGGCTTCGTCACCGACCCCGATGGGCGGCGTTCATGCGACGCTGGGGTTTCCTGTGCGCGACGGGTCTGGTGACCTACTTCGTCTATCCGGCCGCGCCGCCGTGGTGGGCCGCGCAGTACGGCCTGATCGAGGACGTGGCCCGCATCTCCACCCGGGGTTGGAAGGCGTTCGGCATGCACGGCGCGGGCAACCTGCTCAATGCCGGCCAGATCGCCTCCAATCCGGTAGCGGCGATGCCGTCGCTGCACACCGCGTTCGCACTCTTCGTGGTGGTCTTCTTCATCACCGGTGTCCGGCGGCGGTGGTGGCCGTTGCTGCTTGCCTATCCGCTGGCGATGACCGTCACCCTGGTCTATTCCGGCGAGCACTATGTGATCGACGTCCTGGTCGGCTGGGCGTACGTCGGGATGACCTTCCTGGTGGTCGGTTTGGGCGAACGGTGGTGGGCGGCCCGGAAGGCCCGCCGGCAGGCGGCCGACGCACCGGCGCCGGCCGGTGAGATGCGGCCGGAGACGGGTACGGCGGCGGTGCCGCCGCAGCCGACGGATGCGGCGAACGGCGACGACCCGGCTGACGACGACGACCCGGAGAGCCGGCCGGACGAGAAGCCGGTGCCGGTCAGCGGGTGA
- a CDS encoding PH domain-containing protein — MSQPGPPRPPGPPADPAGQPGPSPGPPRPPSGPPRQPGPVGPAGAPEPRQRLHPLSPLLHSAKSLVVIVAALSWSTLSRIGLGWFALLVAVLLLGAVVLSVVSWYYTGYHIVGRELRIHDGLLWRRTRAIPLERLQAVEVVRPLLAQLTGLAELRLEVVGGGKTEAPLAYVSLADAVALRGRLLGLAGHAPQPPVGVAPEAVATGTPPPARGRLLHAVVNRDLLISQLLTPQAFFLPFGVAFVLSQFLYEGSFSFIAVASTVTATAGVLLQPVRRVLDDWDFRLAREDNAVRAHNGLLETRAQTVPLDRVQAVTVTWPLLWRVKGWLRLRMDVAGYAAGPEQDGRNRADRLLPVGLQDTGRMIVWEVLPGVDFARLALTPPPRRARWLDPLVQPLLGAALSPEVFAVRSGLITRQLVLVPYARIQSVRVVQGPVQRRLGLATVHADTAGGSGAAAHNRDLTEAWAMAAELTARARAARITR, encoded by the coding sequence ATGAGCCAACCTGGCCCACCGAGGCCACCGGGTCCGCCGGCCGACCCAGCAGGGCAGCCGGGGCCGTCACCTGGCCCGCCGAGGCCACCATCTGGCCCACCGAGGCAGCCAGGGCCGGTGGGGCCAGCGGGCGCTCCCGAGCCACGGCAACGGCTGCATCCCCTGAGCCCCCTGCTACACAGCGCGAAGTCCCTGGTGGTGATCGTCGCAGCGCTCTCCTGGTCGACCCTTTCCCGGATCGGGCTGGGCTGGTTCGCCCTACTGGTGGCGGTCCTGCTGCTCGGTGCCGTCGTGCTCTCCGTGGTCAGCTGGTACTACACCGGCTACCACATCGTCGGCCGGGAGCTACGCATCCACGATGGTCTGCTGTGGCGACGTACCCGGGCGATCCCGCTGGAACGGTTGCAGGCGGTCGAGGTGGTCCGGCCACTGCTGGCCCAGCTCACCGGCCTGGCCGAACTGCGGCTGGAGGTGGTCGGTGGTGGAAAGACCGAGGCCCCGCTGGCGTACGTCTCGCTCGCCGACGCGGTCGCGCTGCGGGGCCGCCTGCTGGGCCTCGCCGGCCACGCGCCCCAACCGCCGGTCGGCGTCGCCCCGGAGGCGGTAGCCACCGGCACCCCTCCCCCGGCCCGGGGCCGCCTGCTGCACGCGGTGGTCAACCGGGATCTCCTGATCAGCCAGCTCCTCACCCCGCAGGCGTTCTTCCTGCCGTTCGGGGTGGCCTTCGTGCTGTCCCAGTTCCTCTACGAGGGCTCGTTCTCGTTCATCGCGGTGGCCAGCACCGTCACCGCCACCGCCGGTGTGCTGCTGCAGCCGGTACGCCGGGTGCTCGACGACTGGGACTTCCGGCTGGCCCGGGAAGACAACGCCGTACGGGCGCACAACGGCCTGCTGGAGACCCGCGCGCAGACAGTGCCACTCGATCGGGTACAGGCGGTCACCGTGACCTGGCCGCTGCTCTGGCGGGTGAAGGGGTGGTTGCGGCTACGGATGGACGTGGCCGGCTATGCGGCCGGCCCCGAGCAGGACGGCCGGAACCGAGCCGACCGGCTGCTTCCCGTCGGCCTCCAGGACACCGGCCGGATGATCGTCTGGGAGGTGCTGCCCGGCGTCGACTTCGCCCGGCTGGCACTGACCCCGCCGCCCCGCCGGGCCCGATGGCTGGACCCGCTGGTCCAACCATTGCTCGGGGCAGCACTCTCCCCGGAGGTGTTCGCCGTGCGCAGCGGGTTGATCACCCGGCAGCTCGTACTGGTGCCGTACGCGCGGATCCAGAGTGTCCGGGTGGTGCAGGGGCCGGTGCAACGCCGGCTGGGACTGGCCACGGTGCACGCGGACACCGCCGGTGGCAGCGGCGCGGCAGCCCACAACCGGGACCTGACCGAGGCGTGGGCGATGGCCGCCGAGTTGACGGCCCGGGCCCGCGCCGCTCGGATCACCCGCTGA
- a CDS encoding PH domain-containing protein: MSDVPAPDPRTGPNDPLEPWPDTVRWQPVSRDLIWVELIQFGFGLVVVLGGLGIGWALTGRWFLGLAIVAVVLLGGLRVVAIVRAVHAWGYAERDNDLLVRHGLLIRRLSIVPYARMQFVDVSAGPLERAFNLATVQLHTAAAASDARVPGLRPAEASRLRDRLTALGEDRVEGL; the protein is encoded by the coding sequence TTGAGCGACGTCCCGGCACCTGACCCGAGGACCGGCCCCAACGACCCGCTGGAGCCCTGGCCCGACACCGTACGGTGGCAGCCCGTGTCCCGCGACCTGATCTGGGTCGAGCTGATCCAGTTCGGCTTCGGACTGGTGGTGGTGCTCGGTGGCCTCGGCATCGGCTGGGCACTGACCGGTCGCTGGTTCCTCGGTCTGGCGATCGTGGCCGTGGTGCTGCTGGGCGGCCTGCGGGTGGTCGCGATCGTACGGGCCGTACACGCCTGGGGATACGCCGAACGCGACAACGACCTGCTCGTCCGGCACGGCCTGCTGATCCGCCGACTGTCGATCGTGCCGTACGCCCGGATGCAGTTCGTCGACGTCAGCGCGGGGCCGTTGGAGCGGGCGTTCAACCTCGCCACGGTGCAACTGCACACCGCGGCGGCGGCGAGCGACGCCCGGGTCCCCGGCCTGCGTCCGGCGGAGGCGTCCCGGCTACGTGACCGGCTCACCGCCCTCGGCGAGGACCGGGTGGAGGGCCTGTGA